The [Clostridium] scindens ATCC 35704 nucleotide sequence CAGGTATCGCTTATTCTCTTTCCACACGGTTCTCCGGCTGATCCTTCAAAAGCTGATGATGAAATAGCGACAAATGATTATTTCTGCGGATGTTATGCAGAAGCTTTTGAGACTCCGGTAGTTTATGCTAACAGCATCGGTGCACTGGAATATATGCCGGGAAAAATGGGACGGATGATGAAAAAAGCAGGCTTTCGCATGAATGGCAGAACGAAAATATACGGGAGTGATTGTAAACAGATTCCGTGCGAGATCCCGGAAGCGGTCGGTATAGAGACGGATCTTGTAAATAAGAGCCGTAAGTCTGATATCAGGTTTTACGGCGAAGATATCAATAAAGGAAACTGGTTCTTCCGCAAATTCATACTTGAACCAGATACAAAAAACGGCATCAGACAATATGAGCAGGGAAAAAATAAGGAGAACGATAGATAGATGTTGCTGGAAACCGAAAGATTGATGCTGCGGGAAATGAGCCAAGCTGACTTTGACGCGCTGTATGCCGTACTCGCTGATTCTGATATTATGGAGCACTATCCATATACTTTTGATGAAGAACGTGTACGCAACTGGATTCGGAAAAACGAGGAACGCTACAGCATATTCGGGTTCGGGCTGTGGGCAGTTTGCCTGAAAGACACCGGTGAGATGATCGGTGATTGCGGGTTGACCATTCAGAATATCAACGGAAGCTTCAAGCCCGAAATCGGTTACCATATCCGCAAAGACTGTCAGCGAAAAGGTTACGCAAAAGAAGCGGCTGCGGCCGTCCGCAACTGGACATTTGAACACACTCCGTTCCGCTTCGTATATTCCTATATGAAAGTTGCGAATGACGCCTCATCAGCAACGGCAAGGGCAATCGGTATGCAAAAACTTGATGAATACGTTGATAATGAGAATGAGCTTACCGTGGTATACGGTATTTCACGGGAAACGACTGATGAATAGATTGAAAGCTGCAAATGCTATTACTTCAAGTAGAATCGTGTTTGCTCTGCTGATTCTGTTTGCCCCTGTTTTCTCAGTTCCGTTCTACGTTTTTTATTTTCTGGGCGCTGCCACTGATATGGCAGATGGGATCATAGCGAGAAAACTGAATCAGGAATCATCTTTCGGAGCAAAGCTGGATACAGTTGCGGATCTGGTATTCGTCATTGCTGTCCTTATAAAAATAGTCATGAACGTGATGGTTCCTACATGGCTATGGATATGGACGGCGATTATTGCCTTGATAAAACTGATCAATCTCATATCCGGATTTGTAGTCTGCCGCAAATTTGTGGCTGTCCACTCGATCATGAATAAGATAACCGGCGGCATCATGTTTTGTCTGCCACTCTTTATTGGCCTTAAGCTGCCACAGGAAGTGATTTCCGGTATATGCATCATCGCCTGTGCAGCAGCGACATTTGCCGCAATTCAGGAGGGGCATTATATCAGGACGGGCAAAGTAACTGAGCAGCAAATCAGAAACGAGAGGTGATAGGATGAAGCTGAAGAATGTATTGATTGTGGTGAAGGATATCGAGAAATCGAAGAAGTTCTATCACGATTTGTTTGGACTTGAAACGGTGCTGGATAATGACGGCAATATGATCCTGACTGAGGGGCTTGTTCTTCAGGAGGAAAAAATCTGGAAGGACTTTTTGGGGGCGGGTACGATCCCGCAGAATAACACAAGTGAACTCTATTTTGAGGAGCCCGATATCGAAGCGTTTGTTGATAGGCTTGAGAGATACTATCCTTCGGTTCAGTATGTGAACCGATTGATGACGCACAGCTGGGGTCAGAAAGTAGTGCGCTTTTATGATCCGGATGGGAACCTGATCGAAGTCGGGACACCGGTGTAACGGGGAGAGTATAAATAGCGGACTCAAGATGTCTAATGACGATTTTGAATCTCGTTGGAGCGCAGATTAAACATAACAGGATTCTCCTCATAAAATATCACAACGAGGAATGGGGTGTCCCACTCCACGATGACCAGAAGCAGTTTGAATTCCTCATGATGGAGGTCATGCAGTGCGGTTTGAACTGGAACATGATGATGGAAAAGCGTGAGATATTTCGGACTTGCTTCGAGAACTTCGATTATGACAAGGTCGCCGAGTACGGAGAAGCTGACATTCAGCGCATCTTGGACACACCGGGCATGATCCGATCCTGCAGGAAGATTGAGGCTGTAATCAATAACGCGAGATGCTTCCAGCAGATTCGTGAGGAGTACGGCAGCTTTTCTGACTACATTTGGAGCTATTCGGGCGGCAAGACCATTCTTTATAACAAGCACGCAGACGGGTGGATTCCCGCCAGCAACGGTTTGTCAGAACGGATCAGTAAGGATCTGAAGAAGCGAGGTTTCAAGTACATGGGTGAAATAACCGTTTATTCACACCTGCAGGCTTGCGGTATCATCAATGACCACGGATCAGATTGTCCGTGCTACAGAAGAATCAATGACAGCCACCCGACGGTAAATAAGCGCCGGGACAAGGAAAAGAACGTCGTCTACTATGGAGACAGGTAAACCTTTTAAGGTTTCCTAAACAATTTAAGGATTGCACACTTTTTAAGGATTGCCTGTTAGGGGTTTCGGAAAGGAGGCACAGCCGGAATGAGTACAGCGACAGCAAGAGCATATCAGCCGTATTTCGCAGGCCGGTTTATGCCCTCTGAAAAGCGAAAGAGCCCGCAGAATAAGGCTTTCTACGGGCATCGGGACACATATTCGGGAAAAGCACATTGTATCAAAGATAGCGTCTTGTTAGACGACACCTGCGGGAGCGGTGGTTTCCGTGCGGGTGCAAATTAAGAATTAGTGAGGTGAGGTCACATGGACAAAGATCCTTTTAAGGAGTATATCAAGGAGTCCGAGCCGGACAAGCGGGACAAAGGTTATGCTTGGCATACAGCCATTGGCCTGCAGGCGGTTGATGGACTCAAGACATCGGAATATCTGGTGCGGACGGCTGTCCGGAATATCGAGGGCGAGATCACATTTGAAGAAGCAAATGAACTCCTGCAGTCCTACTACAAGGAAAATCCTGCCCGTGATGCATCTGACCGCACTGAGGAGGCAGATAAGGTTTCCGCGAGGATTGCAGCACTTCTTTCTGAGCGAGCTTTCAGTTTTACGCCGAATGAGTATCTTTCTATCCATAGAAAGCTGTTCACCGGGATCTATTCTCACGCAGGCCGGATTCGGGATTACAACATTACGAAGAAGGAATGGGTGCTGAACGGCGCGACCGTACTCTACGGCAGTGCCACGGAGCTTCGGGCAACATTGGATTATGATTTTTCCGAAGAGAAGAAGTTCTCTTATAAAAATCTGTCGATGGACGAGATCATTCATCACCTTGCTTATTTCGTTTCCAGACTGTGGCAGATTCATGTTTTCGGCGAGGGCAACACCAGAACGACAGCGGTATTCTTTATCAAATATCTGCGCACGCTGGGCTTTGATGTGACAAACGATATTTTTGCCGAGAACGCATGGTATTTCCGTAATTCGCTGTTCAGGGCAAACTACAACGATCTGAAAAACGGCATTCATGAAACGACAGAATACCTTGAGACATTCCTCCGCAATCTCCTGCTGGATGAAAACCATCCGCTGCATAACCGGACATTGCATATCAGCGGAGCATTTGGCGAGCCTGAAAAAGTGAACATTGACGAAGAAAAAGCGAACATTGGAAAAGAAAAAGTGAACATTGAAGATGTGTTCACAGCAAAGACCGCTTCGCATATTCAGGAATTGAGAGAGAAACTAGGCCAGCAGGCCGTTTTCGGCAGATCGGATGTTCAGAATGCACTTGGGCTGAAGCCAACGAGAAGTTCCGCGTTGCTGCGTGAGATGGCAGAGCACGGGATCATCGAGCCGGTCTCTGGGCACGGAAAAGGAAAGTATCGTTTTCGGCAGCAGTAGGGTTGAGGCGATGGGATTTCAGACTTGTTCCCGTCGAGCGAAGTCTTGAAGCGATCGGCGATTTGTCCGGACTGCATATAATAGGTAGAACAGCGGGTGTTGACCTGTTTCCGCTAACGAGCGCGGTCGTGAAAATGGCGATTTTCGGGTAAAAATGCCCTTGGAGCAATTCCCGTTTACAGACGGGCTAAATTTGACATCAATTCGGAGCAATCGAGCCATGTTGAGACGGTAGTATTGATGTCAAGGCGAGACACATAAGAGGCTCGAAAGCCCTTGAGCACTTTCCGGATTCCGTCAGCTTCGAGAGAAGTCAGCTGGACAATCGCTCTGCGGTAACTTATCAAGACCAATTTACGGCCAAAATGTGACAGGGTTGGGTTGCCGGATTAGATGTCAGGGGTTGAGTTAGCGGATTAGATGTTGGGCAGGTTGTGGCTGCGGATTAGATGTCAAGGTCGGGAAGGGTTGAAAATAAAGGAATTGTGGGTGAGCAAATCAGACTGATGGAGGTAGATTGGCTGGAACCTGATACGCAACTAAAGTTTACAAAAGTCATATAAATATGTCGCGTTTGGTTGGTGGAGTCTACACGCGCCCTTGGGTATAATTAATATAGAAACTATCGAAAGAGGGTGCGAAATGAGAGTGATAAAAATCATTTTAATTATTATTCTGATAATTGCTGCCGTAGGTACGATAGTATTCAGTATATATTGGTATCGTAACATCCATTGGTATAATAAATATGAGAAGGCTTTGCATGAGGTTCACGCTACAGAAAAGCAGATTACATTACCGACCGGAAGCATCATCAATTACGGAGAGGTTGAAAATGATAAACCGCCACTTCTCCTGATTCACGGACAGATGGGCATATGGGAGGATTATGCGCTTGTCATGCCTGAACTAGGCAAAAAATGGCATATTTATGCTGTTGATGTATATGGACACGGAGAATCATCACACGATGAAAGTCTCTATTATCTCGGCGTGAACGGTGACGATCTGATCTGGTTTATCAACAATGTCATCGGCAAGCCTACAGTTGTTGCCGGATATTCCAACGGAGCTATCACGGCAGCATATGTTGCGGCATACGGCGGTGGCAACATTGCGGGTGTGGTGCTTGAAGACCCTCCGGTATTTTCAACCGAGGGAGAAGGCTGGGAGGACAGCTTTGCCTATAAGGATACGTACAAGCCTTTGCATGATTACAATAAGTCGGATAAGACGGAGTGCTGGGAAGCTTATTACCTCCGTCACTGCTACTGGGGGCAGCTGTATATGAAAAATGCAATGCCGGGTATTGCTGATTATGCTCAGAAATATCATGACAAGCATCCTGATGCGGCTGTGAAGATTGGGTATCTGCCTTCTTCTATTTGGTATGTGTTTGAATATGCCATAGAGTATGATTTTGCATATGGAGAGCGTTTCTATGACCTGAGCTGAAATCATGGCCTCAGGCACGAGGATATCCTGTCGGATATTGAAATTCCATGCGTGTACATTCACGCGAAGGAACAGGTGGATGATAATGGAACATATCTCTGCGCTGCTTCCCGCGAGCAGGCTGAGCGTGCCGTTTCTTACATCGGAGATAATTGCAGCCTGTTGGAGACGGATACAAGTGATCATGTAATTCATACCGTTCATAGTGATTTCTATATCCAAGCCGTTAATACATTGCAGAAATGAGGATTTTGATTTGCTGAAAGAGAATCTGATCATGCTGCGAAAATTGAAAGGTTTTTCGCAGGAGGAAATTGCTGAAAAGATAGATATTTCCCGTCAGGCATATGGTAAATGGGAGAGCGGAGAGACAATACCGGATATAGAGAAGTGTGCCTTGCTGGCCGAAGTATATGGCATCACCATCGACAGCTTGATTCGTGAGTACCAGGTAGAGAATACGCCTATGGCACCGGCTCCGGAAGGTAAGCATATTTTCGGAACCGTTGCAATAAGTGAGCGCGGACAGATTGTTATTCCAAAGGAGGCACGGGAATTGTTCGGATTGACCGGCGGGTGTAAGATGGTAATCCTTGGAGATGAAAAGGAAGGGTTAGCGTTGGTCAGAGCTGATAAATTTGAGAAGAGAATAAAAGATGTTCTGACGAATGCTGGAATGGATACCAATATTGAAAAAAGCAAATGATGTTATTAAACAAAGAGAGCAAGCCGCCCCATAGGTAAATCCCATGGGCGACTTGCTCTTATTCTGTAATATTGATGCTGAGACCGGATTTGAACTCGACCGTGAAGTGGTCTGCCTCAGTGGGCGTATAAAATTTAAAGTTTTGTCACAAAATATCTTTTGCAAATGCTTGCAATCGCAAGCGAAAGCGAATATAATATAAGAAAAAAGGAGGCGATACTATGGCAAACACATCCGCTGTATATGCAAGAATAGATACCAATCTTAAGGATACCGCTGAAGGAATTCTTTCTCAGCTAGGCATTTCTCCATCAAGTGCAATTCAGATGCTTTATAGTCAGATTGTACTGAAGAAGGGCATGCCGTTTGATTTACGTCTTCCTTCTTCAAAACCTGTCGCTGTCGGTGCAATGACGAAAGAACAGCTTGATGCAGAACTCCAAAAGGGTGTTGATTCTATCAAAGCAGGAAAAGTATATTCTGCAGATGAAGTTGATGCAGCACTTGCGAAGGAGTTTGGTATATGACGGAAAATTATACAGTCAGCTACTCTGGGGATGCACTTAATGACCTAAGAGAAATCTACACCTACATTGCAAATGAACTTCTTGTTCCGGAGACCGCCGCTGCTCAGGTGGGGCGCATCCGAAAAGAGGTTCTTTCCTTGGATTTCATGCCTGCACGCTACGCATTAGTCGAATGGGAACCGTGGCATTCTATGGGAATGTACCAGTTTCCAGTGAACAACTTTATTGTGTATTATCTGGTCGATGATGAAGCAGGAACTGTTACAGTAGTCCGTGTCTTCTACGGTGGTCGTGACATCGAAGGAATCGTAAATTCACATGAGTAATGAGTAAACAGTAGTGGAGCTTTTGCGTAAAAACAAAGGCTCCATTTTTATATGAACAAGATTCCTCTGTCATCATAAACAGAAGCACCGGTATTATTTCCACAGCGAATGGCACGGTCGAGCCCCATGATGGTCGCAACAGCACCGTCGATTTTTTCTGTGGATTTTTCTTTGTCTGCTTTTACGTTTCCTGCCTGATCAGCACGGATATAAATGTTATCCATCATCCAGCGAAGTACCGGATGACCGCCGTGAGCCAGCCTTTGCTCCAGCGTCAGTTTCATGAGCTCTTTTGTCGGAAGTGACATGTCCTTAAAGATCTGACCAAAAGGAACAACAGTAAATCCCATGCCCTCAAGGTTCTGGACCATCTGGACAGCGCCCCAGCGGTCAAAGGCAATTTCACGGATATTGAAACGTTCTGCGAGCTGTTCGATAAATTTTTCAATGTAACCGTAGTGGACGACATTTCCTTCTGTAGTCTCAAGGTAGCCTTGGCACTCCCATATATCATAGGGCACATGGTCACGCCGGACTCGGAACTCAAGCGTATCCTCCGGTATCCAAAAATACGGAAGGATGCAGTGAATATTCTGAAGTGGCGGAGCCACTCAATCTCATAGGATAGAGCCAGCGAATCCGTTATCGGGAGCCAGCCGTCCGATGGCGGGAGCCATAACCTGTGTCGTGGCTCCCGATAGGATGATTTAGTTCTTAATCATCCCTTTCCTTTGTCGCATGGAAACATCTCCGTCAATCCGCATGGTATAGGCAGATGGTATGATGCGATCCAGGATAGAATCGGCAAGGGTACTGCCGCCTCTATGGCATCATGATGCTGCAACATCTTGATGCCTGGGAAATGCCGTCAGTCGAGGCATTTCAAAAATCATTAGGGTTAGCCGCCTAACAAGAATATCTTAAACGGCTTTATATGATTTTTCAAGACATAGTACCCGCTATGTCTAATGTTTATGTCCATTTCTCGCAAATTTCTTTTCCTGCACGATATTCAGTTGTCAATTTCCAGTAACTTTCCAGCTATTTCGTACCGATGCGTTACTGGTTTGCTGTGATTTCAGTTTACTGGAAACAGATGGGGAACACATTGAGCGTAAATTGAGGGGGAATTGAGCAAAATAAGAGATATGTTTTGTGGACTGTTACGCAGATTTAAAGACGTGATTGTTTAGATTTTGTTTAACTTTTATGGAGTTGTAGTTTAGTATTGCCTGTTATACTGGATTCATCAAAACGAGAGGAGCGTACATTATGAGCAAGATTCATGAAAGAATAATGAGGATGAATACTGGTAAACATTTAAAGCAAATAATTATTGCAGTGCTTTGTGTTCTGCTGATTGGAGGTGGATTATCCGCTGTCATGCTTCGTACTCAAATCGGTGAGGTAGTTACTACTGTACAGAAATGGGATGATGAAGAAGGAGATAAATCGGAAAAGCATAAAGATACGAGAGAAGAACAGGATGGTGAGAAATTCAATTCACAGTTTGAAAACGATTATGAGGGCGAATTTGACGATATAGATTATTTCGATCATATAACAGAACCATCTCCGGCTGCCAAGGTAGTTGTAGGTCTAACAGGTCTTTTGGGTACGTTGTTGACAATTGCATATTGGATTCTGGTTGCGGCATGGCTTTATCAACGGGCAATACAGGCGGATATGAACGGATTGCTCTGGTTCCTTTTGGGAATAGGCGGTAACCTTGGTGCAGTGGTTGTGTTTCTTGTAATACGCGGCATATTTCGTGAAAAATGTCCGTCCTGCGGAAAATGGCAGAAAGAATCCATATTTTGCAGAAAGTGCGGCGCAGCCGTAAGTCAGGTGTGCTCAGATTGCGGTCAGACTTGCAGAAATACGGATAAATTCTGTGGAAGTTGTGGAAGAAAATTGAAGGATGAGAAATAAGGGATTCCATGAATCCTATTAGAAAACAGTGCTTTGCTTTACGGAATATTTGAGATATAATAAATCGTAGCGGAGTTCCTATAGGACAGAAGCATATTGCAGAATAAATTTCAAGGGAAGGGAACAGGCAGATTCTCTTCCCTTAAAGGTGGTTATAAAGGATATGGGAAAAGAAAAGAGAACAGTAAAAAAGAAAATCTTTTATTCGAATACGTTGATGGTGCTCGTTACACTGCTGATTTTTCTTGCAGTAAATCTTGTAATAGCAAAAGTCTATATAGAAATAATTGAACAGGACTTCCGGGAAAGTATTACATGGAGTGACAACGAAGAAGATTTAGAGGATGTTTTGCAGGAACTGACGGTTTATAAAAATGCATTCATTTTCCTGTTGCTGCTGGACGGAGTGATTTGTATTGGTGTGTTGCTGTTTATCAGTCAATTGTTTACCAGAAATTTAACAAATCATATCCTGAAGCCACTGAATGAACTGGCAGATGGAGCCAACCGTGTGAAAAATGGTGATTTGACAGTTCCCATTGCGTATCAGGGAGAATCGGAGTTTGAGGATGCCTGTCATACATTCAATAATATGCAGTCCCATATACTTACAGAGCAGGAGAAAAATCGAAAATATGAAAAGGCTAGGACTGATATGGTAGCCGGGATTTCCCATGACCTTCGGACACCGCTTACGGCTGTTCGAGGTACTATTAAAGGACTGATGGATGGAATCGCTTCTTCACCGGAGCAGCAGAAGCTTTTTTTGGAGACGGCATATCGAAGAACAGGAGACATGGATGCACTTTTACAGAGACTTTTCTATTTTTCCAAGATGGAAACAGGAAATATGCCGCTGCATATGGAAAAGGTAAACCTGGCTGTATTTGTGAATCGTTATGTCAGAGGGAAACAGGATGACCCGAAAAAAATAGAACATTCTATTTTGGCAGATGTCGGGGAAGATATTTGGGCAACGGTTGACCCGGAACAGATGCAGAGAATTCTGGATAATCTGTTGGAAAACAGTTTGAAATATGCTGAGGCAGATGAACTGAGAATTAAGGTGGAATTGAGTAAGAAAGAACAGACAGCACATTTGGTTTTCTTGGATAATGGACAAGGTGTTTCGGAAGAAAAACTCTCCCATATTTTCGAAGAATTTTACCGGTGTGATGAATCCAGAAACCGGAAAGAAGGAAATGGGCTGGGACTTCATATTGTGAAATATCTTGTGGAAGCTATGGGTGGAAGCGTTTATGCAGAGAATCTGGAGGGATTGGCTGTTCACATAATTTTTCCACTGGCAGAGGAGAATGAGAATGGGTGAGAAACGAATTTTAATTGTGGAAGATGATGCGGATATCAGCATGATAGAAGAAGCGTATCTGAATACAGCCGGTCTGGAAACAAAAATCGTATCCGAAGGATCTCAGGTTGTTCCATTACTGGAAAAAGAACGCTTTGACCTGATTCTGCTTGATTTAATGCTGCCGGATAAAAGCGGATACGAGATTTGTAAGGAAATCAGGGATAAACTGGATATTCCAATCCTTATGGTGACAGCCAGAACGGAATCTGTGGATAAACTTCGTGGATTCGGGGCCGGAGCAGATGATTACATCTCCAAGCCTTTTGATCCTGCAGAGCTTGTGGCAAGGGTGAATGCGAACCTCCGTCAATATGAGCGCAGCCGGTTCGGAGCAGCCAAGAAATCAGAGAAAAATCCGGATGAAATTGTCATTGGAGATCTGCGAATTCTTACGGAAGGCTGGAAGGTTTACAAGGGCGAGAAAGAAATTCGCTTTCCCAACAGAGAATTTGAACTTCTGCAATTTCTTGCGATGAATCCGAATATTGTTTTTTCAAAAGAGCAGTTATTTGAAAAAATATGGGGTTATGATTATGTTGGTGACAGTGCGACTGTTATGGTGCATATCAATCGGATTCGGGAAAAAATAGAGGATGACAGCAGGAAACCTAAAATATTGGAAACCGTATGGGGCGCAGGATACCGGCTGAATAAATAAGAGGGAAATGTTTACAAATCTGGGAACAGCAATCGGAATGCTTTTGATTACTTTTGGGACAATCCTTTTAGCAATCGTTTAGAAATTGTTTAGAAAAACACCTTCTGTTTGTTTAAGGTAGATTGTTAAGATATCTATCAAAATCAGACAGGAGGTTTTTTTGATGTTAAAGGAAGGAATAGAAGGATTTTGTATGGCACTGGCTGACAGTGTGCCAGGAGTATCGGGTGGAACAGTGGCATTTAT carries:
- a CDS encoding GNAT family N-acetyltransferase, which gives rise to MLLETERLMLREMSQADFDALYAVLADSDIMEHYPYTFDEERVRNWIRKNEERYSIFGFGLWAVCLKDTGEMIGDCGLTIQNINGSFKPEIGYHIRKDCQRKGYAKEAAAAVRNWTFEHTPFRFVYSYMKVANDASSATARAIGMQKLDEYVDNENELTVVYGISRETTDE
- a CDS encoding CDP-alcohol phosphatidyltransferase family protein gives rise to the protein MNRLKAANAITSSRIVFALLILFAPVFSVPFYVFYFLGAATDMADGIIARKLNQESSFGAKLDTVADLVFVIAVLIKIVMNVMVPTWLWIWTAIIALIKLINLISGFVVCRKFVAVHSIMNKITGGIMFCLPLFIGLKLPQEVISGICIIACAAATFAAIQEGHYIRTGKVTEQQIRNER
- a CDS encoding VOC family protein, whose amino-acid sequence is MKLKNVLIVVKDIEKSKKFYHDLFGLETVLDNDGNMILTEGLVLQEEKIWKDFLGAGTIPQNNTSELYFEEPDIEAFVDRLERYYPSVQYVNRLMTHSWGQKVVRFYDPDGNLIEVGTPV
- a CDS encoding DNA-3-methyladenine glycosylase I, coding for MTILNLVGAQIKHNRILLIKYHNEEWGVPLHDDQKQFEFLMMEVMQCGLNWNMMMEKREIFRTCFENFDYDKVAEYGEADIQRILDTPGMIRSCRKIEAVINNARCFQQIREEYGSFSDYIWSYSGGKTILYNKHADGWIPASNGLSERISKDLKKRGFKYMGEITVYSHLQACGIINDHGSDCPCYRRINDSHPTVNKRRDKEKNVVYYGDR
- a CDS encoding Fic family protein, producing the protein MDKDPFKEYIKESEPDKRDKGYAWHTAIGLQAVDGLKTSEYLVRTAVRNIEGEITFEEANELLQSYYKENPARDASDRTEEADKVSARIAALLSERAFSFTPNEYLSIHRKLFTGIYSHAGRIRDYNITKKEWVLNGATVLYGSATELRATLDYDFSEEKKFSYKNLSMDEIIHHLAYFVSRLWQIHVFGEGNTRTTAVFFIKYLRTLGFDVTNDIFAENAWYFRNSLFRANYNDLKNGIHETTEYLETFLRNLLLDENHPLHNRTLHISGAFGEPEKVNIDEEKANIGKEKVNIEDVFTAKTASHIQELREKLGQQAVFGRSDVQNALGLKPTRSSALLREMAEHGIIEPVSGHGKGKYRFRQQ
- a CDS encoding alpha/beta fold hydrolase, with the protein product MRVIKIILIIILIIAAVGTIVFSIYWYRNIHWYNKYEKALHEVHATEKQITLPTGSIINYGEVENDKPPLLLIHGQMGIWEDYALVMPELGKKWHIYAVDVYGHGESSHDESLYYLGVNGDDLIWFINNVIGKPTVVAGYSNGAITAAYVAAYGGGNIAGVVLEDPPVFSTEGEGWEDSFAYKDTYKPLHDYNKSDKTECWEAYYLRHCYWGQLYMKNAMPGIADYAQKYHDKHPDAAVKIGYLPSSIWYVFEYAIEYDFAYGERFYDLS
- a CDS encoding helix-turn-helix domain-containing protein translates to MLKENLIMLRKLKGFSQEEIAEKIDISRQAYGKWESGETIPDIEKCALLAEVYGITIDSLIREYQVENTPMAPAPEGKHIFGTVAISERGQIVIPKEARELFGLTGGCKMVILGDEKEGLALVRADKFEKRIKDVLTNAGMDTNIEKSK
- a CDS encoding type II toxin-antitoxin system RelB/DinJ family antitoxin — protein: MANTSAVYARIDTNLKDTAEGILSQLGISPSSAIQMLYSQIVLKKGMPFDLRLPSSKPVAVGAMTKEQLDAELQKGVDSIKAGKVYSADEVDAALAKEFGI
- a CDS encoding type II toxin-antitoxin system RelE/ParE family toxin, whose amino-acid sequence is MTENYTVSYSGDALNDLREIYTYIANELLVPETAAAQVGRIRKEVLSLDFMPARYALVEWEPWHSMGMYQFPVNNFIVYYLVDDEAGTVTVVRVFYGGRDIEGIVNSHE
- a CDS encoding zinc ribbon domain-containing protein produces the protein MSKIHERIMRMNTGKHLKQIIIAVLCVLLIGGGLSAVMLRTQIGEVVTTVQKWDDEEGDKSEKHKDTREEQDGEKFNSQFENDYEGEFDDIDYFDHITEPSPAAKVVVGLTGLLGTLLTIAYWILVAAWLYQRAIQADMNGLLWFLLGIGGNLGAVVVFLVIRGIFREKCPSCGKWQKESIFCRKCGAAVSQVCSDCGQTCRNTDKFCGSCGRKLKDEK
- a CDS encoding sensor histidine kinase; protein product: MGKEKRTVKKKIFYSNTLMVLVTLLIFLAVNLVIAKVYIEIIEQDFRESITWSDNEEDLEDVLQELTVYKNAFIFLLLLDGVICIGVLLFISQLFTRNLTNHILKPLNELADGANRVKNGDLTVPIAYQGESEFEDACHTFNNMQSHILTEQEKNRKYEKARTDMVAGISHDLRTPLTAVRGTIKGLMDGIASSPEQQKLFLETAYRRTGDMDALLQRLFYFSKMETGNMPLHMEKVNLAVFVNRYVRGKQDDPKKIEHSILADVGEDIWATVDPEQMQRILDNLLENSLKYAEADELRIKVELSKKEQTAHLVFLDNGQGVSEEKLSHIFEEFYRCDESRNRKEGNGLGLHIVKYLVEAMGGSVYAENLEGLAVHIIFPLAEENENG
- a CDS encoding response regulator transcription factor, whose translation is MGEKRILIVEDDADISMIEEAYLNTAGLETKIVSEGSQVVPLLEKERFDLILLDLMLPDKSGYEICKEIRDKLDIPILMVTARTESVDKLRGFGAGADDYISKPFDPAELVARVNANLRQYERSRFGAAKKSEKNPDEIVIGDLRILTEGWKVYKGEKEIRFPNREFELLQFLAMNPNIVFSKEQLFEKIWGYDYVGDSATVMVHINRIREKIEDDSRKPKILETVWGAGYRLNK